A stretch of the Gracilinanus agilis isolate LMUSP501 chromosome 4, AgileGrace, whole genome shotgun sequence genome encodes the following:
- the RAB29 gene encoding ras-related protein Rab-7L1 isoform X1 yields the protein MGSRDYLFKVLVVGDAAVGKTSLVQRYCQDSFSRHYKSTVGVDFALKVLQWSDSEMVRLQLWDIAGQERFTSMTRLYYRDASACVIMFDVTNATTFSNCQKWKQDLDCKLTLPSGEPVPCLLLANKSDLSPWAMTRDQIDRFSKENGFTGWTETSVKENKNVNEAMSLFPRVLIEQMMANTREGNTSLSTQGDYINLQTVSSPGWSCC from the exons ATGGGCAGCCGAGACTACCTGTTCAAGGTGCTGGTGGTGGGAGACGCCGCCGTGGGCAAGACGTCCCTCGTCCAGAGGTACTGCCAGGACAGCTTCAGCAGACACTACAAGTCCACCGTGGGAG TGGACTTTGCTCTGAAGGTTCTCCAGTGGTCAGATTCAGAAATGGTGAGGCTCCAGCTATGGGATATTGCAG GCCAGGAAAGATTCACCTCCATGACCCGTCTATACTATCGGGATGCCTCGGCCTGTGTCATCATGTTTGATGTCACCAATGCCACCACCTTCAGCAACTGCCAGAAGTGGAAGCAGGACTTGGACTGTAAGCTCACACTGCCTAGTGGGGAGCCTGTGCCCTGCCTATTATTAGCCAAcaag TCTGACTTATCCCCATGGGCAATGACCAGAGACCAGATTGACCGGTTCAGCAAAGAGAATGGTTTCACTGGATGGACTGAAACATCAGTCAAAGAGAACAAAAACGTTAATGAAGCTATGAG TTTATTTCCTAGAGTCCTTATTGAACAGATGATGGCCAATACCAGGGAAGGCAACACATCTCTATCCACACAAGGCGACTACATCAACCTGCAAACAGTATCTTCACCTGGCTGGTCCTGCTGTTAG
- the RAB29 gene encoding ras-related protein Rab-7L1 isoform X2, with protein MGSRDYLFKVLVVGDAAVGKTSLVQRYCQDSFSRHYKSTVGVDFALKVLQWSDSEMVRLQLWDIAGQERFTSMTRLYYRDASACVIMFDVTNATTFSNCQKWKQDLDCKLTLPSGEPVPCLLLANKSDLSPWAMTRDQIDRFSKENGFTGWTETSVKENKNVNEAMRVLIEQMMANTREGNTSLSTQGDYINLQTVSSPGWSCC; from the exons ATGGGCAGCCGAGACTACCTGTTCAAGGTGCTGGTGGTGGGAGACGCCGCCGTGGGCAAGACGTCCCTCGTCCAGAGGTACTGCCAGGACAGCTTCAGCAGACACTACAAGTCCACCGTGGGAG TGGACTTTGCTCTGAAGGTTCTCCAGTGGTCAGATTCAGAAATGGTGAGGCTCCAGCTATGGGATATTGCAG GCCAGGAAAGATTCACCTCCATGACCCGTCTATACTATCGGGATGCCTCGGCCTGTGTCATCATGTTTGATGTCACCAATGCCACCACCTTCAGCAACTGCCAGAAGTGGAAGCAGGACTTGGACTGTAAGCTCACACTGCCTAGTGGGGAGCCTGTGCCCTGCCTATTATTAGCCAAcaag TCTGACTTATCCCCATGGGCAATGACCAGAGACCAGATTGACCGGTTCAGCAAAGAGAATGGTTTCACTGGATGGACTGAAACATCAGTCAAAGAGAACAAAAACGTTAATGAAGCTATGAG AGTCCTTATTGAACAGATGATGGCCAATACCAGGGAAGGCAACACATCTCTATCCACACAAGGCGACTACATCAACCTGCAAACAGTATCTTCACCTGGCTGGTCCTGCTGTTAG